A window of Lodderomyces elongisporus chromosome 8, complete sequence genomic DNA:
tctctctctttaatCAAAGATACTAATTAAACCTATTTGGCGCACAGCCCATAAACAATGCAAAATGCACGAGAGGCAAgcttacacacacacacagagtgagagatagagagatagaaagagagtgagagagaaagagaccAATACAATTCTCACAACGATATTACACCTTATATTATATAACTCATCTCTATCCACCTCATCTTCTACATCCTAcattttttcttgaaaGAACCAAATTACTCAAGTAAAAAACCAGtaaattttatatatatatctctGAATTGAGTATAAATGAAAGATGAAAAGGTaaagagaaattgaaatagagattgaaaataaaaataaaaataaatataaaaataaattgaacATGAACATGAACATTaacatgaaattgaaattgaaattgaaaaaaaaaagaaacaggaaCACAAATGCTAGAAACCTCAAATAACTTATAAGAAACCTCAAAAAAATTGCCTTCATTCTCTTTCGCCGCTAACTTCTCACTCCTTATCGTCGTGCGAGACAAACCTCCAATTGAAACAATCTCGACATGGGGCTTGGTACACGCATGGTGCAGTCTCATTATAAACCAAAATTATATCATCAATCACCGTATGTATCCTATGATTCAACAAGTTCACTCTCCATCCATAATCCGTCACCACATCATAAACACATTGATATCCTGTATGACACGCAGTTTCCATCGCATAGCCACCTAAACTACAACTACTGGAAGCACCATTGCACACCCCCATATATATAGGATCAGCAGTATTGCCAATATGCCAAATATGTTCCAAATGTCTAGGCAAGCCTGGGGCTTGCGGAAGATGAAGGCGTTTCAGTGCCAACATCTCACCAGGAGCCTCATAAGCAACTGTAGGCAACCCATATGTCCTACCCAAGAGACTTGCCAAAGCACCTCCCAATGAATGACCAGTCACCCATATATCCGTAGTCTCTGGTGGATAAATGGCAGTTACATTCTTGTAGATATCCAATGCCGCTTCGTAATACCGATCTTTTCTACGCAACTCCTTCTCCAAACAATCCTGGTTACACGTGTAAGCTTTCTCATAACAATCACAAACAGTTGTCCACATGTACCCTACTCGAGCACAACAACAcgaaaaaagtaaattatCATTTGTCTTGTCATTCTTTGTAGTCTCATCACTTCCTCCACCAGGTAATCCAGCACCCGATGTCCCCTTTATACCAATAACAACTGTCTTGTTATCCTTGCTTACAAATATATGGCCACGTAACCCAACATCTTCCCAACCAAAATTGACATCATTATTTTCCTCATCAGGAATCCACCCACCACCAACATCTGTCCAGTCCGATTTCTTcttgtcatcatcattttgCGGGAATCGAACATATGCATTTGATGAAATAGTAGCCAATGTAACAATCGTATCTTTATCGGTAATATTTGGGATATtaatatcatcatcaatccACTCTAAATTTATTCGGTTCAAAATCAGGGCATCTCCATTGACTGAGCGAGCATAGTCGAGATAACTCTCAATGAAAAATGGCTCATTACGATGCTTGATTCGTCTGGCGatactttgtttgtttttaaatGGAAGCTGGATATCAAATGGATTCTTTCCACGATGCACATCGGGCCAATCATACTCATTAGTGCTAAGCCTTGATTTGTATTCCGTGCCCACGCTATTCAGAGCAGTGTTTGTTTGATTATATTCTTGGTCTGGTCCATATTTTACTTgtatttcttgtttttcgTGTCTCTTGTGTATCTCTTGTATTTCTTGTacttcttgttgttgctcgTTGACCATGTTTTGGAAATAGGCTGAGTGTTTAATAAGATACTCTTGTGTGACATCTAGCCTTTTATGTATTTTATAATCCTTTTCACCAACTCCGTGATGGAATATATGCTTCAACTGTAATGTGCCATCTTCTCCCTTGTCCTCGAAAGATGAGTTAAGAGAATGTTTGTGTATGTTGTGTACAGGTGATAGTCGAAGCCAGTAAAATGTAGTTGCGGCAACGCATGCTGCTGAAATTAGGCAAAACCAAATGAATTTTATCAGCGGTGGCAATAACCTTTTGCCTCGTTTCTCCAGCTGTCGCAGCCCTCTAGTTTGCTCCTTCTCGGTAATGTGTAACATCGAGCTTGGTACTTGAATACAGTATTTGTCTTGCTTTTAATCAGAAATACATCAAAGTATTATGtcgctgctgttgttgttgttgttgttgttgttgttgtttgttgtatGATAATCTCAATCTGTACAGTTGGATAGATGGGGTAGGAGAGAGGGGAAGTTGAACATTGGCTTATCGGTAGCTAGCTAATGCGATCATGGGAATTTTTGTGACTTTTTGtgactttttcttccttttctgaGGCTCGGTCggaataattaaaaaaataaaataaaaaaaaaaaaaaagaagaagagaaccCGTGAACCcaaccaaatttttttataaatgaCGCAATTAGTGGGGCGGAGGAAAGGAGAGGATAGGaatacaaaagaataaatagaTAAAAATTAATCAATAAATATAGTCAATGAACATAGTCAACACTTTAACTCTATTCACTTTAAAGAGCAGCTTATAGATACTTTACTCTTTGTTTAATCCCATCaaaattcaattttatgttaaaaaaaaaagcatcTTGttaaaaatgaatttttttactcAGAGTCATCTCGAAAATACTGTTTGGCAGCAACAATCCTTATATCTTTCACTACTTTTGGTTTCAAAGCCAACTTTTCCGATTCAATTTCGTAACTTAGTTGGAGCACATTATGCAAGGTGTCAAGCACGGTTTCGATCAGTTTTTCGGTGATCTTGTAACCACTCTTGTAGAAATCATTAGCAACCAATGCAGTAAAGAGATCACCACAGCCATTGAAATCGCAACTAATTTGATTTATAGCGGTTTTTTGCAACTCTCCATGTGAATATGCAACACAATATAGTCGACCTGCAACATTTACAGATGAAATCACTATATTCTCAACATGATACGTGTCTGCAAAATCCCTTAAAGCCAACACCAAATCATCCCAACTGGTAATCTTTGAACCACTCAAtgtttcaaattcaaattgatTAGGAGTAATTAAGGAAACAAGTCCGGTCGACAATATGTCTCTGTATACTGGTATGAGTTGATCCAGCACGTATAATTTCCCGTTATCTCCCAACACGGGATCAACTATCCATTTTGGAGTGCTAATGTTGTCCTGTCGATTTTGTTGAATCACTTTAGTGATTTCATCTTTGACTGCAAGAAGCACGTCTGCATTGGGACAATATCCAGTTAATATTAGATCAAATACACTCAACCCCATCACCTCATTCAATCCTCGTAAGACATCTTTGGTAGATTCAACAGTTGCTGCGGAACCTTGGAGCGAACCGTACCCTGGATGGTTTGAGTAATTTGTTGTATTAATTGCATCAACATCCCATCCCATATATtgcaaaggaaaagtaaTCGCTCGATTCCCAACGTAGCCATGTGCAACGTGTGACAGGATTGTAAGTAGTGACTTCATGGTTACAAAGTAAAAGTACACTTCTGTTGGAATTATCTCACCTTTTAAATATTTTGAAATGTTTGTAATCTCTTACCTAATAAACTTTGATCCACTAACTCTAGCAAGAATGTTTCCACTAAAATATATTAAACTTaatttgttgtagttgaatttgaatttaaatttaacttcaacttcaacttcaatttcaatttcaatttcaatttactatttcaatttgtaTCTGTATTTCAACTTGTACTTTGTTTAatattctattttgtttatttcgTTGGTTTCGGCATTACTCTAGTATATTCATGAAGTAAATATTCAATATTCTTTTGACTCATACAAGATGTGTGTTATCAATTGTTCAATCGGCAAATGTTGGTTCTAGTTGAGCCGCAAGTTCTAAATCTCATTTGGTAGCAATATCTAAAACAAAGTGCCTTGTTAATTATTAtgtacaaatatatatatatatatagtattatttttcttttaggTATATGGCCAATTACGCactcttttgtttgaatGGGTCATGGCAGTGCCAATTACTAGGACCAGGATATGTGTTAAGACTAGTGTTTATGTCGTagaacttttttttgcgcgTTGCCTCCCAATAtagtttaatttttcttaattttttttttgtttaaaatcaaaaatctATATACATCAACACCGTTTCCATTCGGAAAAAAActcaattgaaaaagaacaaagcaACAAAGTAACGAAGCTTAACGTACCATTAAGACTacaaaaactttttgttcttctttttttcagcACATTTTCAAGATGGCTCTTAAGGAGTTTGCTACTATTGATGTTGGCTATCCCATTTTAGGTGCCAAgtttatcaacaacaaaactgTTTTGGTCACTGGTGGAGGTGGCGAGGGAAATAATGGCATACCCAACAAAATTACTGCAGTCAAGTGTAGTTTTAAAGTTGCGGATCCCAAGAGAAGATTGCAGAAATTTAGAGAGGTCCAATTGCCTTCAAACGAAGACTCGCCGCAGTGTATAGATGCAGTGAGACTCGATGATAACGAATTTGATGTTATTGTTGGATGCAATCAAAGCTCACAACTCATTAAGTCAATgagcatcaacaacaatgtgagaaaatatacatacaacAAAAATGAGCATTTGACATTTATTGATGCGGCACAATTTGAACCAGAAATTAGTGGCGATGCTGAAGAGTATCCTAAGATTATTAGAATTGCGCAGGACAACAGCATTGGTTGTTTGATGACCTCAAGGACCCCCTCGGTATTGTACTTGTTTAACCCGGAATACCTTGAATTGAAATACAAATATCAACCAACTGATTCTAGTGAAATCAAAGACTTTGCATTAAGTCCGAATAATGGAGAAGTGTTGTCTTTCATCACAGCAACGAGTATTGTTACATTCTCGACCCAAACCAATTCAGTCACGTTTACTTCTCGATCCAGTTTGGCTTTGAACAAACAGCTTGGTAATTTCACCTTGTCGAAGGTGAAATACATCAGCAACTACGAGCTCCTCATATCTGCTAGCTACAAAAACGGCAAGGGTGCCGTGCTTCTCAGATACAATTTGACCTCGCAAAAAAttacacaacaacaattgatttctaaaaaattcaacaatGTTGTTGGTATGGATCTCTCTGTGAACCAGGATCTTGTTGCTGTAGCAGGAAATGACTTATCGGTCACATTGATTAAATTGTcaagtttcaaaattttgcaAACTTTTAACAAGTTGCATCCATTTGCAATCACTAGTGTGACATTTTCACCCAATGGAAGCAAATTAGCGACAGGTAGTGCTGCCAACACTTTGCATGTCATTCGCATTCCAGCTAACTACAGTTCAGGTAAGTCGATCATTGGTACTTTGTTCCAATATTTGTTTACGATTGTGTTGATATTGGCATTGGGTATAGGTATTCAAAAGGGTCGTGAAACAGGCCATTTGAATGAGGTTATTGAATACTCTAAACAGTATAGCCAAGTTGGGTTACAGTATGCTGAAGTTGGATTACAGTATGCTGAGGAATACGGAAAAATATTTTATGCTTTGGCACAACAATATCTTGGTGAATATGGTGTCAAGGCTATTGAATATGCAGACCTCGCAAAGAAGCACGGTCTAGAACTTTATactgaaaaatttgttaAAGCAAAGGaagcatcaacaacaacaacaacaacagcaacttCTATTTCCGGTGCATCTAATAGTGGAGCACTTGATGAAACCAATATCATAGATCAAGCTAAAGACACATTAAAtgacattgttgttgaagtcACTAAAAATCTTGATGACGTAACTAATCAACCAGGCTTTAATAGCGAAAAATACTGGAACTCAGAGTATGTTACACACTCCATTGAATCTTTTGTTAGCGAGGTTGTTGACTCGACGGAGACCCCATCATCGGAGCCGACTTCTGATTCGACATTGCAAAACTTATCTTCAGCTAAATCTTCAGCTaaatcttcaacaacaccGGTTGCAAATAAGGAAGACTCAAGTTCAGCAGGTGCTATGTCACTTAAAAACAGCGAAACCAGTTCGGTACCAACTGAAAATGTAGCCACTAAACTTGAAACTGGCATTGAAGCTGTGGTTTCCGAAATAGTTAAACACGACATACCTGctgaagaagcaaaagtgAAGGACGAAACGCTCTCCTTCAGTGTTGAACCAATTGTAAATGAACCTCTGGGTACAACACACTCACAAGTTACACATGAGAGCTCGACTGACGTTGAGATTGAACAATCAATTAATTTACCAAAAGAGCAAATTAAAGTTGAATCAGCTATCAGTGATCAAGTTTCAAATGccattgaagaaaatacCAATCAAGAAGAATCTATTGAACTGATCTCTTCTCGGTTGAGTCATTCATCTGAAGCTTCTGAAGAAATTAAGAATCCAATTGAATCAGCATCCGAAGCCGGCGTAGAAATTTCATTGTCCACTGATGATATTGTGGAGCCACCAAGCACAACGAGCTCAATACCAATTGAGATACAAGAAGTTGCAGCAGAAGAGTTGGTAGGGGAGTCAGCAACTGCATTCGATATTAAAGAGCCTTCTGCTTCAAAAGAAGCCGCTATTTCATATAGTGTAACCCCTATCCTGTCTATTGCAAAAGCTGTTTTGGAAGACGTAccagaggaaaaagagattcCTGCTCCACCATTGGAGGCAACGGGTGAACCAATTGCTGGCCAACAAAATGTATCCTTGATGGAAGAAGTGTCATTTGAATTATCTGTTTCAAAGACCGTATCTAGCAGTACAGAGTTACTTTCGTCAATTTCTCCAGAATCTGAACAGACAATAGTTTCTGTTCAATCTCATACTGCTCCAAATGATTATGAAACAAAGGAGGAAAAGCCATCG
This region includes:
- the SED4 gene encoding vesicle formation at the endoplasmic reticulum, with the translated sequence MALKEFATIDVGYPILGAKFINNKTVLVTGGGGEGNNGIPNKITAVKCSFKVADPKRRLQKFREVQLPSNEDSPQCIDAVRLDDNEFDVIVGCNQSSQLIKSMSINNNVRKYTYNKNEHLTFIDAAQFEPEISGDAEEYPKIIRIAQDNSIGCLMTSRTPSVLYLFNPEYLELKYKYQPTDSSEIKDFALSPNNGEVLSFITATSIVTFSTQTNSVTFTSRSSLALNKQLGNFTLSKVKYISNYELLISASYKNGKGAVLLRYNLTSQKITQQQLISKKFNNVVGMDLSVNQDLVAVAGNDLSVTLIKLSSFKILQTFNKLHPFAITSVTFSPNGSKLATGSAANTLHVIRIPANYSSGKSIIGTLFQYLFTIVLILALGIGIQKGRETGHLNEVIEYSKQYSQVGLQYAEVGLQYAEEYGKIFYALAQQYLGEYGVKAIEYADLAKKHGLELYTEKFVKAKEASTTTTTTATSISGASNSGALDETNIIDQAKDTLNDIVVEVTKNLDDVTNQPGFNSEKYWNSEYVTHSIESFVSEVVDSTETPSSEPTSDSTLQNLSSAKSSAKSSTTPVANKEDSSSAGAMSLKNSETSSVPTENVATKLETGIEAVVSEIVKHDIPAEEAKVKDETLSFSVEPIVNEPSGTTHSQVTHESSTDVEIEQSINLPKEQIKVESAISDQVSNAIEENTNQEESIESISSRLSHSSEASEEIKNPIESASEAGVEISLSTDDIVEPPSTTSSIPIEIQEVAAEELVGESATAFDIKEPSASKEAAISYSVTPISSIAKAVLEDVPEEKEIPAPPLEATGEPIAGQQNVSLMEEVSFELSVSKTVSSSTELLSSISPESEQTIVSVQSHTAPNDYETKEEKPSSQEQEQSALSVQVASGKDDVKQSTSQLSQEQSAESKTSTSFPSSSSSSSSSEIVNGTAGDDVSSALVDSVDTDTNVGTPGDEPTVKPGNVESLKEPGASKTPLKNDTGAEENVSPAEEVSAISNTLEKSDAASSAPKSLSTSTTPSDSSTTTTAAAATTSNPAEKDEL
- the BUD17 gene encoding bud site selection protein yields the protein MKSLLTISSHVAHGYVGNRAITFPLQYMGWDVDAINTTNYSNHPGYGSLQGSAATVESTKDVLRGLNEVMGLSVFDLILTGYCPNADVLLAVKDEITKVIQQNRQDNISTPKWIVDPVLGDNGKLYVSDQLIPVYRDILSTGLVSLITPNQFEFETLSGSKITSWDDLVLALRDFADTYHVENIVISSVNVAGRLYCVAYSHGELQKTAINQISCDFNGCGDLFTALVANDFYKSGYKITEKSIETVLDTLHNVLQLSYEIESEKLALKPKVVKDIRIVAAKQYFRDDSE
- the ATG15 gene encoding Putative lipase atg15, with translation MLHITEKEQTRGSRQSEKRGKRLLPPSIKFIWFCLISAACVAATTFYWLRLSPVHNIHKHSLNSSFEDKGEDGTLQLKHIFHHGVGEKDYKIHKRLDVTQEYLIKHSAYFQNMVNEQQQEVQEIQEIHKRHEKQEIQVKYGPDQEYNQTNTASNSVGTEYKSRLSTNEYDWPDVHRGKNPFDIQLPFKNKQSIARRIKHRNEPFFIESYLDYARSVNGDASILNRINLEWIDDDINIPNITDKDTIVTLATISSNAYVRFPQNDDDKKKSDWTDVGGGWIPDEENNDVNFGWEDVGLRGHIFVSKDNKTVVIGIKGTSGAGLPGGGSDETTKNDKTNDNLLFSCCCARVGYMWTTVCDCYEKAYTCNQDCLEKELRRKDRYYEAALDIYKNVTAIYPPETTDIWVTGHSLGGALASLLGRTYGLPTVAYEAPGEMLASKRLHLPQAPGLPRHLEHIWHIGNTADPIYMGVCNGASSSCSLGGYAMETACHTGYQCVYDVVTDYGWRVNLLNHRIHTVIDDIILVYNETAPCVYQAPCRDCFNWRFVSHDDKE